From Tiliqua scincoides isolate rTilSci1 chromosome 2, rTilSci1.hap2, whole genome shotgun sequence, the proteins below share one genomic window:
- the SMIM15 gene encoding small integral membrane protein 15, which yields MAEKMFDYIKSWAEYVVEWAAKDPYGFLTTVILALTPLFLASAVLSWKLAKMIEAKEREQKKKQKRQENIAKAKRTKKD from the coding sequence ATGGCAGAAAAGATGTTTGACTATATCAAATCCTGGGCTGAGTATGTTGTGGAATGGGCTGCAAAGGATCCATATGGATTTCTTACAACAGTGATCCTGGCTCTTACGCCCCTATTCTTAGCAAGTGCAGTACTGTCGTGGAAGCTGGCAAAAATGATTGAAGCCAAGGAGCGAgagcaaaaaaagaaacaaaagcgtCAGGAAAACATTGCTAAAGCAAAACGAACAAAGAAGGACTAA